Proteins encoded in a region of the Panicum hallii strain FIL2 chromosome 3, PHallii_v3.1, whole genome shotgun sequence genome:
- the LOC112885104 gene encoding protein SRC2-like yields the protein MSYQVLEVTLISAKDLKRVTFFTKMRVYAVASISGGDPRLPTHRTYADREGGRNPMWHAPLRFTIPPAADPRGLALHVLLRAERSFGDRDVGEVFVPVRDLAAAAPEGGEQRHLSYQVRRPDSGRKRGVLHISYRLTDAPAPDAAGPYNAAHKFVQDPVTSKRHHNHKGASAITANPVGPRSVPPYGPTYGGAYPHHHQYGYGAYGYGAPPYGYGGNCAGPAARAGGGMGTGLGLGLLGGAVGGLMIGDMIADREVDGAYDGGFMDGVGC from the coding sequence ATGTCGTACCAGGTGCTGGAGGTGACGCTGATCTCGGCCAAAGACCTCAAGCGGGTGACGTTCTTCACCAAGATGCGCGTGTACGCCGTGGCGTCCATCTCCGGCGGCGACCCCCGGCTGCCGACGCACAGGACGTACGCCGACCGCGAGGGCGGGCGGAACCCGATGTGGCACGCCCCGCTGCGGTTCACCATCCCGCCCGCCGCCGACCCGCGCGGCCTCGCGCTGCACGTGCTGCTCCGCGCCGAGCGCTCCTTCGGCGACCGCGACGTCGGCGAGGTGTTCGTGCCCGTCcgggacctcgccgccgcggcgcccgagGGCGGCGAGCAGCGGCACCTCAGCTACCAGGTGCGCCGCCCCGACAGCGGCCGCAAGCGCGGCGTGCTCCACATCTCGTACAGGCTCAcggacgcgccggcgccggacgCCGCCGGGCCGTACAACGCCGCCCACAAGTTCGTGCAAGATCCGGTCACGTCCAAGCGGCACCACAACCACAAGGGCGCGAGCGCGATCACCGCGAACCCGGTGGGTCCCCGCAGCGTCCCGCCGTACGGGCCAACCTACGGCGGCGCGTACCCGCACCATCATCAGTATGGGTACGGCGCGTACGGCTACGGCGCCCCGCCGTACGGGTACGGGGGGAACTGCgccgggccggcggcgagggccggggGAGGGATGGGGACGGGGCTTGGGCTCGGGCTCCTCGGTGGTGCGGTCGGCGGGTTGATGATCGGTGACATGATCGCCGACAGGGAGGTCGACGGGGCGTACGACGGCGGGTTCATGGATGGCGTGGGCTGCTAA